A genome region from Nocardia sp. NBC_00565 includes the following:
- a CDS encoding VOC family protein, which yields MTYDIHAIHHTGILTRDLDGLERTYRSFGFTLSPRSRHMLAERPGAPLQAGGTANLCALFGGSYIELLGIVDESAPDPWHAKAMADQYEGFRLLNLDSDDAAAFAEAMTAAGLSVSGVLDLERDVDTEEGMRTMRAHAVHFDPRATPEGYLGIAQHLTREYVHQPRYLDHPNGARGVIAVLIVAADADIDAITDRYARILKTEPVQAGPLVVLAHKDVRLEFVRASAAADVLPGEDAPAPSYLAAMTIQVDDVAAARTMIETGGTPTRTTDAGFFVSARDAYGAGLFFAAR from the coding sequence ATGACATACGACATCCACGCCATCCACCACACCGGCATTCTCACCCGTGATCTCGACGGGTTGGAGCGCACGTATCGGTCGTTCGGATTCACGTTGAGTCCGCGCTCGCGGCATATGCTCGCGGAGCGGCCCGGTGCGCCGTTGCAAGCGGGCGGCACCGCGAACCTGTGCGCGCTGTTCGGCGGGTCCTATATCGAACTGCTCGGCATCGTCGACGAATCGGCGCCCGATCCCTGGCATGCCAAGGCGATGGCCGATCAGTACGAGGGGTTCCGGCTGCTCAATCTCGATTCCGATGATGCGGCCGCGTTCGCCGAAGCCATGACCGCAGCCGGCTTGTCCGTCTCCGGTGTGCTCGACCTCGAGCGCGACGTCGACACCGAGGAAGGCATGCGGACCATGCGGGCCCATGCAGTGCACTTCGACCCGCGCGCGACGCCCGAGGGATACCTCGGTATCGCCCAGCACCTCACCCGTGAATATGTACATCAGCCGCGCTATCTCGACCATCCGAATGGCGCACGCGGTGTCATCGCGGTCCTGATCGTGGCCGCCGATGCGGATATCGACGCGATCACCGACCGATACGCTCGGATTCTGAAGACCGAGCCGGTGCAGGCTGGTCCACTTGTCGTGCTCGCGCACAAGGATGTGCGCCTGGAGTTCGTCCGTGCCTCGGCTGCGGCGGACGTGCTGCCCGGTGAAGACGCCCCCGCGCCATCGTATTTGGCCGCCATGACGATCCAGGTCGACGATGTCGCTGCCGCACGCACGATGATCGAGACCGGTGGTACCCCGACCAGGACCACCGACGCCGGGTTCTTCGTCTCGGCGCGCGATGCGTACGGGGCCGGGCTGTTCTTCGCGGCGCGATGA
- a CDS encoding carboxylesterase/lipase family protein, producing the protein MIVETTTGRVRGAAVGEVTAFRGIPYARAQRFAPPRPTLPWSGVRDALAPGPAAPQPPSRLENVMGPFEIRQSEDCLSLNIWAPRGSGHPVLIFVHGGGFSSGSGGLACYDGAELAARGDLVVVTVNYRLGALGFLRLPGVSDGNMGLLDQLSALRWVRDNIAAFGGDPENVTVAGQSAGAMSILALLSGQSARGLFHRAILQSTPAGMRPDGPDEAARTGAMLLRELGIEPGAACGLTDVPVADLLAAQVGVARRKPPSPVPPFQLVTDTLVAPDPVATVGARGADGVRILIGTTHDEAAAFFPDDRTTAEAITVQMFTEPTRRLARLLTAHAAPPWLYSFDWYPADSPFRACHCIELPFVLGNSAAWRHAPMLRGQHPSDLVDEVRDSWIGFARTGGPGWPRGTTHRFTQAVAPVELSKG; encoded by the coding sequence ATGATCGTCGAGACGACCACCGGGCGGGTCCGGGGTGCCGCGGTCGGGGAGGTCACCGCTTTCCGCGGGATCCCGTATGCGCGAGCGCAACGATTCGCGCCGCCGCGACCCACGCTGCCCTGGTCGGGTGTTCGGGATGCGCTAGCGCCCGGTCCGGCTGCGCCGCAGCCGCCGTCTCGGCTGGAAAATGTGATGGGGCCCTTCGAGATACGGCAGTCCGAAGACTGTCTGTCGCTGAACATCTGGGCACCGCGGGGCAGCGGTCATCCCGTACTGATCTTCGTGCACGGCGGTGGCTTCAGCAGTGGTTCGGGCGGTCTCGCGTGCTACGACGGGGCCGAGTTGGCGGCGCGCGGTGACCTTGTCGTGGTCACCGTCAACTATCGGCTCGGCGCGCTCGGATTCCTCCGGCTGCCGGGTGTGAGCGACGGCAATATGGGCCTGCTGGACCAACTTTCGGCGCTGCGCTGGGTGCGTGACAATATCGCCGCGTTCGGAGGTGATCCGGAGAACGTGACCGTAGCCGGACAATCCGCGGGGGCGATGTCGATCCTGGCGCTGCTGTCCGGGCAGTCTGCGCGCGGGCTGTTCCACCGGGCGATCCTGCAGAGTACACCGGCCGGAATGCGCCCGGACGGACCCGATGAGGCGGCGCGCACCGGCGCAATGCTGTTGCGGGAGTTGGGTATCGAGCCCGGCGCGGCTTGCGGGCTCACCGACGTGCCCGTCGCCGACCTGCTGGCGGCTCAGGTCGGGGTTGCGCGCCGGAAGCCCCCGAGTCCGGTGCCGCCGTTCCAATTGGTTACCGACACGCTGGTCGCACCCGATCCGGTGGCAACAGTCGGTGCGCGCGGCGCGGACGGTGTGCGGATCCTCATCGGCACCACCCACGACGAGGCGGCGGCATTCTTCCCCGATGACCGGACCACCGCCGAAGCGATCACGGTGCAGATGTTCACCGAACCCACCCGACGGTTGGCGCGCCTGCTCACCGCCCATGCGGCACCGCCCTGGCTGTACAGCTTCGACTGGTATCCCGCCGACAGCCCCTTCCGCGCCTGCCATTGCATCGAATTGCCTTTCGTACTAGGCAATTCCGCGGCCTGGCGGCACGCGCCGATGCTACGCGGCCAGCACCCGTCGGATCTGGTCGACGAGGTCCGCGACAGCTGGATCGGCTTCGCCCGCACCGGCGGTCCCGGCTGGCCGCGCGGTACGACGCATCGCTTCACACAAGCTGTTGCGCCGGTGGAACTTTCGAAAGGATAA
- a CDS encoding Lrp/AsnC family transcriptional regulator: MAALDLDAIDLGLLHALQVDGRAAFSSIAEVLGTSDRTVARRFSRLRAAGVVRVTGVPDPRRIGYAEWVVRLRVRPDAADALAHVLAARPDTAWVSVLSSGSEIAGIFRTVGESPAPLPALARHPAVGDVGAHRLLRHLMLRRWQGRTSALTAEQVAALRSPQPRVSEPVTLTDLDRRMLPQLAADGRTAYPHLAGAIGWSESAVRRRLDELRRSGLVRFDVEIEAALLGYSFQCMLWLNVAPTRLAEVARTLVDDPEAAFVGATTGPHNIVAIVVCRDADAVFDYVVDRIGALPGIERVDTAPITRIVKRDAPVPAASPTASDRHPAS, translated from the coding sequence ATGGCAGCGCTGGACCTGGATGCGATCGACCTGGGGCTGCTGCACGCACTCCAGGTGGACGGGCGCGCTGCCTTCAGCAGCATCGCCGAGGTGCTCGGGACCTCGGATCGGACCGTGGCCCGGCGGTTCTCGCGGCTGCGCGCCGCAGGTGTGGTCCGGGTGACCGGGGTGCCCGATCCGCGGCGCATCGGCTATGCGGAATGGGTTGTCCGCCTGCGTGTTCGGCCCGACGCCGCCGATGCGCTGGCGCACGTACTCGCCGCGCGCCCGGATACCGCGTGGGTCTCCGTACTGTCCAGTGGCTCCGAAATCGCCGGCATCTTCCGGACAGTCGGCGAGAGTCCGGCGCCACTGCCTGCGTTGGCCCGCCATCCGGCCGTCGGCGACGTCGGCGCGCATCGACTGCTCCGGCACCTGATGCTGCGCCGCTGGCAGGGCCGAACCTCGGCGCTGACCGCCGAGCAGGTCGCGGCACTGCGTTCGCCGCAGCCGCGGGTATCCGAGCCGGTCACCCTGACCGATCTGGATCGCCGCATGCTCCCGCAACTGGCGGCCGACGGCCGCACGGCCTACCCACACCTCGCCGGTGCCATCGGCTGGTCGGAATCCGCGGTCCGCCGCAGGCTGGACGAACTGCGCCGATCCGGGCTGGTGCGCTTCGACGTGGAGATCGAAGCCGCACTGCTCGGGTACTCGTTCCAGTGCATGCTCTGGCTGAACGTCGCCCCAACGCGGCTGGCCGAGGTGGCGCGGACACTCGTCGATGATCCCGAGGCGGCCTTTGTCGGCGCGACGACGGGACCGCACAATATCGTCGCCATCGTGGTCTGCCGCGATGCCGACGCGGTATTCGATTACGTCGTCGACCGCATCGGCGCACTGCCCGGTATCGAACGCGTCGATACCGCGCCGATCACCCGCATCGTCAAACGGGACGCACCGGTCCCCGCCGCATCGCCCACAGCGTCGGACCGCCATCCGGCAAGCTGA
- a CDS encoding GNAT family N-acetyltransferase: MSSTVTVRAGVKADLVGLSQTLALAFHEDPVMTWLWPDAEKRATGVARLFSALTHFHHLSGGGVQVAVDDAGVIGGAALWDPPGRWRHSLWSDVCMLPALIRAFGSRIRVGKSVTDTLARHHLAEPHWYLATIGTDPRTRGTGFGRELMHSRLELCDAQQIPAYLESTAPDNVPYYERFGFVVTGEISLPDGGPTLWAMRRGPVRPV, encoded by the coding sequence ATGTCGTCGACTGTTACGGTGCGCGCGGGCGTCAAGGCCGACCTGGTCGGGCTGTCGCAGACCCTGGCCCTGGCCTTCCACGAGGATCCGGTGATGACCTGGCTCTGGCCCGATGCCGAGAAGCGAGCCACCGGTGTGGCGCGCCTGTTCTCGGCGCTGACCCACTTCCACCACCTTTCCGGTGGCGGTGTGCAGGTGGCGGTGGACGATGCGGGTGTGATCGGCGGTGCGGCACTGTGGGATCCGCCCGGACGCTGGCGGCATTCGCTGTGGTCCGATGTGTGCATGCTGCCCGCCCTGATCCGGGCGTTCGGTTCGCGGATCAGGGTGGGCAAGAGTGTTACCGACACTCTCGCACGCCACCATCTCGCCGAACCGCACTGGTATCTCGCGACAATCGGGACCGATCCGCGCACTCGCGGCACCGGATTCGGACGGGAATTGATGCATTCGCGTCTCGAACTCTGTGACGCCCAACAGATTCCGGCTTATCTGGAATCCACCGCTCCCGATAATGTCCCCTACTACGAGCGGTTCGGATTCGTCGTGACGGGCGAGATCAGCTTGCCGGATGGCGGTCCGACGCTGTGGGCGATGCGGCGGGGACCGGTGCGTCCCGTTTGA
- a CDS encoding carboxylesterase/lipase family protein, giving the protein MRRQTCFIAVRLAGCRIGPGSRSGARPVVRGWVTTVATAAVISGVAGPAPADPVASDIVTVETGRLRGVTATDHRMFAGIPYAAPPVGELRWRPPAPAASWSGVRDAARAGPSCPQDTGVFGTLGANPTKSEDCLYLNVSTPRTPPADARPLPVLVWIHGGSLTTGSGDIYGPGPLIAQGDGDIVVVTLNYRLGALGFLAASALDDGSGPGNYGYLDQQAALRWVRRNIAAFGGDPEQVTLAGESAGAASVCTQLAAPSSRGLFRAAIRQSGLCTSGASVAKAKADGDAYAERLGCAGPETAACLRGLPVETLVDDAVITTVFGGEFLPTSPQAALRAGTLTAVPTFVGANNDEMALWVYLEYGVPLGKPLIAAEYRDALAAAMPDLTPEQIDEIEQAYPAAAYPQPALALSRAWTDRTLTALTVEYAALGPRNPTYTYSFDDPAPLAPPNIFPLGAYHASELPSLWSLRDLGWLYGAVMSPDQQRLATEMRRYWTRFAIDGRPSPAGLEPIPAYDPAAPLVMSLRPTGNRLTDSYAADHRADFWSDLLPR; this is encoded by the coding sequence GTGCGCAGGCAAACGTGCTTCATCGCGGTCCGGCTCGCAGGATGCCGAATCGGCCCCGGCTCCCGGTCCGGTGCGCGTCCGGTCGTGCGCGGTTGGGTAACCACCGTCGCGACCGCCGCTGTCATATCCGGCGTAGCGGGACCGGCGCCGGCCGATCCGGTCGCCTCCGACATCGTCACCGTCGAGACCGGTCGGTTGCGCGGCGTCACGGCCACCGATCACCGCATGTTCGCGGGAATTCCCTACGCCGCGCCGCCGGTCGGTGAATTGCGTTGGCGGCCACCGGCTCCGGCGGCTTCCTGGTCGGGTGTGCGCGACGCCGCCCGGGCCGGGCCGAGCTGTCCGCAGGACACCGGCGTCTTCGGCACGCTCGGCGCCAACCCGACGAAGTCGGAAGACTGTCTGTACCTGAATGTTTCGACTCCGCGCACCCCGCCAGCGGACGCCCGCCCGCTGCCGGTCCTGGTCTGGATCCACGGCGGCAGCCTCACCACCGGCTCCGGCGACATCTATGGCCCAGGTCCGCTGATCGCCCAGGGTGACGGCGATATCGTCGTCGTCACGCTCAACTACCGACTCGGCGCGCTCGGCTTCCTCGCCGCCTCCGCGCTCGACGACGGTTCCGGGCCGGGCAATTACGGCTACCTCGATCAACAGGCGGCGTTGCGCTGGGTGCGGCGGAATATCGCGGCCTTCGGCGGTGACCCGGAACAGGTGACCCTGGCGGGCGAATCCGCGGGCGCGGCATCGGTGTGTACCCAGCTGGCCGCGCCGAGTTCGCGCGGGTTGTTCCGGGCGGCGATCAGACAGAGCGGGCTGTGCACCAGCGGCGCGTCCGTCGCGAAGGCGAAGGCGGACGGCGACGCGTACGCCGAGCGTCTGGGCTGCGCCGGACCCGAGACCGCGGCCTGCCTGCGTGGCCTGCCGGTCGAAACACTGGTGGACGATGCGGTTATCACGACGGTCTTCGGCGGAGAGTTCTTGCCGACCAGTCCACAGGCGGCGCTACGTGCGGGCACGCTCACCGCGGTACCCACCTTCGTCGGCGCGAACAATGACGAGATGGCATTGTGGGTGTACCTGGAATACGGTGTGCCGCTGGGCAAGCCGCTGATCGCGGCCGAATACCGGGATGCGCTGGCCGCCGCCATGCCCGATCTGACGCCGGAACAAATCGACGAGATCGAGCAGGCATATCCGGCCGCCGCCTATCCGCAGCCCGCGCTTGCCCTGTCCCGCGCGTGGACCGACCGCACCCTGACCGCGCTCACCGTCGAGTACGCTGCGCTCGGCCCGCGCAACCCCACCTACACCTATTCCTTCGACGACCCGGCCCCATTGGCTCCGCCGAATATCTTCCCGCTCGGTGCTTATCATGCCAGCGAGCTGCCATCCCTGTGGAGCCTGCGTGACCTCGGCTGGCTCTACGGCGCGGTCATGAGTCCGGACCAACAGCGTCTCGCCACCGAAATGCGAAGGTACTGGACCCGATTCGCGATCGACGGCCGTCCGTCCCCAGCGGGTCTCGAGCCGATTCCCGCTTACGACCCGGCCGCACCCTTGGTCATGTCGTTGCGGCCCACCGGAAATCGGCTCACCGACTCCTATGCCGCCGACCACCGAGCCGATTTCTGGTCGGACCTGCTGCCGCGTTGA
- a CDS encoding class I SAM-dependent methyltransferase, with protein MPDVREVWQSRAWGTLGAPVYDFVLDHPEVARPAGQVLWGCDTRRMYAAMDIVNQLPQGAALLDLPVGGGVTLRRLEPGRQIRYVAADISEDQLDAARRAAERAGLSGIEYVRADVVDLPFADGEFDVVVSFAGLHCMPDPSAAIASLARVLAPGGRLIGSCVARGVNRRFDLHIRAMRAMGVFGPSGTVEDLSRWFADAGLRVVELACNGALAQFTVVKD; from the coding sequence ATGCCCGACGTCCGTGAAGTGTGGCAGAGCCGAGCCTGGGGGACTCTCGGTGCGCCGGTGTACGACTTCGTTCTGGACCACCCCGAGGTGGCGCGGCCTGCCGGACAGGTGCTGTGGGGCTGCGACACTCGTCGGATGTACGCGGCGATGGATATCGTCAACCAGCTGCCGCAGGGTGCGGCGCTACTGGATCTGCCGGTGGGCGGCGGGGTGACGCTGCGCCGCCTCGAACCCGGTCGACAGATCCGCTATGTCGCGGCCGATATCTCCGAAGACCAGCTGGATGCGGCGCGCCGCGCGGCCGAACGCGCCGGGTTGTCCGGCATCGAATACGTGCGCGCGGACGTTGTCGATCTGCCCTTCGCCGACGGTGAGTTCGACGTGGTGGTCAGCTTCGCCGGGCTGCACTGCATGCCCGACCCGAGCGCCGCGATCGCCTCCCTCGCGCGAGTGCTCGCGCCGGGTGGGCGGTTGATCGGCAGCTGTGTGGCGCGCGGTGTGAATCGGCGGTTCGACCTGCACATCCGGGCGATGCGGGCGATGGGTGTGTTCGGGCCGTCCGGCACGGTCGAGGACCTGTCGCGCTGGTTCGCCGACGCGGGTCTGCGGGTGGTGGAGTTGGCATGTAATGGCGCGCTCGCGCAATTCACCGTCGTGAAAGACTAG
- the nrdR gene encoding transcriptional regulator NrdR, with protein MHCPYCRHPDSRVVDSREAEEGAAIRRRRSCPQCGRRFTTVETAILSVVKRSGVTEPFSREKVIRGVRRACQGREVAEDALNLLAQQVEDAVRAKGSPEVPSHEVGLAILGPLRDLDEVAYLRFASVYRSFTSADDFEREIADLRKHRAEATVAAAAD; from the coding sequence ATGCATTGCCCCTACTGCCGACACCCTGACTCGCGGGTGGTCGACTCGCGTGAGGCCGAGGAAGGCGCGGCCATCCGCCGTCGGCGTTCCTGCCCGCAGTGTGGGAGACGATTCACCACCGTCGAGACCGCGATCCTATCGGTGGTCAAACGCAGCGGCGTCACCGAACCGTTCAGCCGGGAAAAGGTCATCCGCGGCGTGCGCCGCGCCTGCCAGGGCCGCGAGGTCGCCGAGGACGCCCTGAACCTGCTGGCCCAGCAGGTCGAGGACGCGGTGCGGGCCAAGGGTTCGCCCGAGGTCCCCAGCCACGAGGTCGGCCTGGCCATCCTCGGCCCGCTGCGTGACCTGGACGAAGTCGCCTACCTGCGCTTCGCCTCGGTCTACCGCTCGTTCACCTCCGCCGACGACTTCGAACGCGAAATCGCCGACCTGCGCAAACACCGTGCGGAAGCCACGGTCGCGGCCGCCGCCGACTGA
- the lexA gene encoding transcriptional repressor LexA: protein MSHTDDTGDESGVGTDPSGTGAELTVRQRKVLEVIRTSVSERGYPPSIREIGDAVGLTSTSSVAHQLRSLERKGYLRRDPNRPRAVDVRGLDEAVRAVTSLQTVEDVDTGRPIPTFVPVLGRIAAGGPILAEQAVEDVFPLPRELVGDGSLFLLKVVGESMIDAAICDGDWVVVRQQNVADNGDIVAAMIEGEATVKTFKRTGKDVWLLPHNPLFEPIAGNDARILGKVVTVIRKI from the coding sequence GTGAGCCACACAGACGACACGGGCGACGAGAGCGGAGTAGGCACCGACCCGTCCGGAACCGGGGCGGAGCTCACCGTGCGTCAGCGCAAGGTCCTGGAGGTCATCCGCACCTCGGTGAGCGAGCGCGGCTATCCGCCGAGCATCCGCGAGATCGGCGACGCGGTCGGCCTGACCTCCACCTCGTCGGTCGCCCACCAATTGCGTTCGCTCGAGCGCAAGGGCTATCTCCGCCGCGATCCGAATCGCCCACGGGCCGTGGATGTTCGCGGCCTCGACGAGGCGGTCCGCGCGGTGACCAGCCTGCAGACCGTCGAGGATGTCGACACCGGTCGGCCCATACCGACTTTCGTGCCCGTCCTGGGCCGGATCGCCGCCGGTGGTCCGATCCTGGCCGAGCAGGCGGTGGAGGACGTTTTCCCGCTGCCGCGCGAATTGGTCGGGGACGGTTCGCTGTTCCTGCTCAAGGTGGTCGGTGAATCGATGATCGATGCCGCGATCTGTGACGGCGACTGGGTGGTCGTGCGCCAGCAGAATGTCGCCGACAACGGCGATATCGTGGCCGCGATGATCGAGGGCGAGGCGACGGTGAAGACGTTCAAACGCACCGGCAAGGACGTCTGGCTGCTGCCGCACAACCCCTTGTTCGAGCCGATCGCGGGTAACGACGCCCGGATCCTCGGCAAGGTGGTCACGGTTATCCGCAAGATCTGA